The genomic region CCCACAGGGCTGCATCTGTGGCTTCTCTATAGCTACAGGAGCGGCTTCCAGACTGGTCTCTGGGTACGACAGCTATGGCAACACCTGTGGCCAGAAGAACACTCAGATTGATGGTATTGAGCTCAGCGGTCGGGACCAAACTGACAAAAAGTATGTTTGCCTGAAGCACATTGTTGTCACTATCAGTTACATATTAGTAAGTATTATTACCACCATTTTAACTTCACAAATGTCTACAATAGTTTTCTAGAAAATAGGTTGTACCTTGTCTATCAGTAGGAAAACACAGTAATAGTTTAAATTGAATTAGCCATTTAACATTAGCTGTCCACACAATGATTTAATCATTTGGATTATCTACAGTGCAACAAATTCCCTTGTTACCAAGGTAGTTACATCTTAAGAGTTGGTGTCTGACTGATCTTAGTTGATGCAACGCAACACAACGCAACAGTAAACAAGCATGGCCTGATGTAAGTCTTGTGAAAGCTTACATTTCAACTTGTTTAGACATGTTAGTGACTTCATGGTTTGAAGGTTAGTGGGTCAGTGGGGATGAGCTTTTTAGAAAGATTATACAGCCGTCTGGTTGTCTACACTACTCATCTACATTCTATAAAGGTTTGTGTGATGTAGTTTGGATGTCACTCAATGTCAAAGTATCACTAATGAGCCAATGTTTTATGACTCATTTCTAAACATGCCCGCTGGTCCTCCACAACAGTGCTGACCTGCCACGGCATTGACTCTACAAGACCCCTGAAGCTGTTTTTTGGTATCCGGCACCAAAACCTTAGCAGCATATCCTTCAACAGGGGTACTTGAACATTTCATCATTTTCTTCAAACACTCCTAAACAAAATGTGAACCAGGTGTGCAGTGTTGCAGGGGGCATTATCTTGCGGAAAGAGGCATCTGCCGCCAGGGAACAACATTTTCTATGAAGGGGTGTACCTGCTCTGCAATGATGGTTAGGTCGGTAGCATGTGTCAAATAGACATCCACATGAATGGCCAGACCCTGGGTTAAGCCAGCAGAACATTGCCCAGAGCATCACACTCCCTCCACCGGCTTGTCGTCTTCCCACAGTGCATCTCGTCCTTCACTTCCCCAGGGGAACGATGCACACATACACGGCCATCCACGTGAAGGAAATGGGACGTACCCAGAGCTTTCGATGGTGGACAAGGGTCGTCATGGTAACTCTGGCGCCTGGCCGCGCAGCCCCACGTGCACCAGAATGTGAAGCACTGTGATTTTTGATACAGTCCTCCCTTCACAATCACATTTTGTGTGACTTGTGTCACAGTGGACCTTCGATCAGTTCAGACCAGATGGGATAGTCTTCATCGCCCTAACCCCTCAATGAGCCTTGgagcaccccacacacactgcagactgagagcaccccacacacactgcagactgagagcaccccacacacactgcagactgagagcaccccacacacactgcagactgagagcaccccacacacactgcagactgagagcaccccacacacactgcagactgagagcaccccacacacactgcagactgagagcaccccacacacactgcagactgagagcaccccacacacactgcagactgagagcaccccacacacactgcagactgagagcaccccacacacactgcagactgagagcaccccacacacactgcagctttAGAGATGCTCTGACCCGATCGTCTGACCGCAACAATTAGGTCCTTATCAAAGTCGCTAAGGTCTTTACTCCTACTACTATTTCTCCTGCATCCAGGAAAAGATTGTTTTGCCACAGTCTAATCTACCCATCATGACGTGCCCTTGTTTGGAGGTGATCAATGTTACTCTCCACCTTTGAGTGGTCAAAACATGTTGGCTGATCACATGTTTGTGATAAGTATCTCTAACCAGGCTCATGCTCATCAATGGAAAAaaaatatgtgtatatatatatatatatatatgcacgcAATTGAATAGGGAAATAAAGGATCAGTTTCAAaatcgccagttcgattcccggtcatgccaactgacgttgtgtccttgggcaaggcacttcaccctacttgcctcgggggaatgtccctgtacttactgtaagtcgctctggataagagcgtctgctaaatgactaaatgtaaatgtaaatgtaaaatcagaCAAATGTCTGACTTGTTTTTCAGTGACATTCCATAGCTCTGACAGCCTCTTGACTGGTTCACCGAAACAATGGGTCATGCAGCTGAAGATGGGCTGGCTGCCCATAGAGCCTTCCAGAGGCCAAGGCGTTttgacgacagagagagagctgtttgGCAGTTTTGTTGTTTAACTCTTGTGTTATCTGCACAAGGGTTCAGGTTTATTGCCTAATAGGTTTACACGTACAAGGAATTTTCTTTGGTAAATTGGTGCGTAACAATAAACATAGAAGAAAATATAAAGAATGATAAAACAAGTACTGTAAATAAAAAGCATAGAAAATGTCAATCTTATATTTatttaaaccttttttttttttaccaggtaATCAGTTGGAGATGCCTTTTGAAGTCCTTATTTCAATAAAGCCCTTCTGTGTTTGCTGTCTTTCCAGATTTGTCTTCTTCCTTGACCCCTGCAACATTGATCTCATCAACCGGAGGATCAAGTCCATtgcgctgtgtgtgtccaggtgcccGGACACAGAGCTCCAGACATACACAGATGTTAAAAAGTTTGCCCTAGCGAACGGTGAGCTGTTCCGCATGAAAGTTAATTAATtgtaggggagtcagatggctgagtggtgagggaatcgggctagtaatcagaaggttgatagttcgattcccggctatgccaaccaaatgacgttgtgtccttccttgggcaaggcatttcaccctacttgcctcggggggaatgtccctgtacttactgtaagtcgctctggataagagcgtctgctaaatgactaaatgtaaatgtaaattaagtgGCTCGTATCTGTATTGTACATTGCAgctaaatatatacatataattaaatagatttttattttataagaagatgtcttgaaatgttgaaaATCCTGATGTATTGCTTGACAAACCAGGCAGGAGTGATTCATACAGAACTGCTTTTGTGTAGGTTCGGAGCTTTGCTCCTATGATATTTCTCCCACCAGGTATCCCAGCCACCCTGACAGATCCATTAAATGCCCCAAGCTTCCCGTTCCACCAAGGTAGATACTACACATCTCAAACAGCTAACAGGACTATCAAGCGCCAACAACATTTTCGTGCCCAAGAacctaccctcctcccccaaaatgtatttttatttaaaatttaaatacatgtaaatgtaatttttgGGGGCACAATTTGGATTTTATCTGTGTAATTAGCACCATGGTTAAATCGTACAAGGATGACCCTataccctctcatctctctcttcttcctgtaGTAAATCCCTTCCTGTCTTCCACCGTTGCTTCCCTGTGGATGTGGCATGCTACGCTGAGTTTGCTAAGGCCTTCATCACCTTCGTCAGCGACAACAGTGTCCTGTACAGGCTCGTAGCCGGAGTGATGGCCAGTAAGGAGATCATCATGGGTCTCTGCCTACTGGCGCTAGGTAGGCCGCTACTTCCTGCCTGAACGTGGGCACTAGTTATTCCTTCTGGGATGTGTGAAAAAGTCTGTCATCACAGTACTGTAGGTTCTTATTAATTAGCTGTGATCCGATAGTCAGATATAATATGTCATCCGTTATGTTAACTTTTCAGGCATTATTCTAGCTGTTCTCCAGAAGCTCCTTCAGCATCCAGGATGTTATTTCAGTCAGGTTTGGGGTCAGGAAGTGACAGGAAGTTCCTGTGTAATCATAGCCATCGTCAGTGTGACATCCGGTGCAGCGTGGCTCATAAACACAGATTCAGGAGCAGCTAATTTGACCCTTAAATTCACTCAGGGCTTTACAAGGTTGGAGCTCAATACTGACTTTAGAGCAGTGTTGAGAGAAGAAGCTCCCGTGAGACATTCTAAGCAGTGTATAGTCATCCCCTGGGACTTGGTAGATTCATAGACCCTACATCCTTATCAATCCTCTCATCCACTGACGTTTACAAACTATGCTATGAATTACTTTTGATAATGGTTCGAATATTTAGGGAAATGGTTTGCCGATAGTAGTGCAGGGACAGGGTCCATCTTCCCCAGAGACTGGGGTATCAGtgactctcctcttcctctgcagtTCTCTCCATGATCCTGATGGTGGTCATCAGGTACATCTCCATGGTGCTGGTGTGGATCCTCACTGTCCTCGTGGTCCTGGGCTCTGTAGGTGAGCAAGGCTTCACTCTAGACTATAGAATATAAtaactttattgtccaaatGGGACAGGGTTGCGGGGacataattggctggaaagtagcagGCTGCTCCAAAATTGGAAATGTACTTTCCACTGGCacttctattattattatttttgttactGATTGTACttttaatatataaatatttgtcttcattgttttaattgtattttctttttgtgttggaggactttgtttgtttctttgttcctATCCCGTACCAGTGTTGAGTGGTCTGCATGTTGATGTTCCTATCAAGTACCAGTGTTGAGTGGTCTGCATGTTGATGTTCCTATCAAGTACCAGTGTTGAGTGGTCTGCATGTTGATGTTCCTATCAAGTACCAGTGTTGAGTGGTCTGCATGTTGATGTTCCTATCAAGTACCAGTGTTGAGTGGTCTGCATGTTGATGTTCCTATCAAGTACCAGATCTGCATATTGACGTTCCTCCAGTAGCTGGTaattgagtgtgcgtgtgtgttgcaggggggacaggggtgcTCTGGTGGCTGTACGTAGACCACAGGAAGGCCCTGCAGGACCAGACGGTTTCTGCCCTGGGAAAGGAGGTGGCTTCAGACAATGTCCAGGCCCTGATGGTGTATGCCATTGGGGCCACTATTTTcacggtatatatatatatatatatgtgtgtgtgtgtgtgtgtgtggggggggggggggggggggagttagagCAGTCTGACCTGCACTAAGACACAGAGGCACTATCAAATGCTGAATGAAATAACATGCCTGATGGAGGCATGTCCGttgttttctcacacacacacacacacaccagttatcTATTCATGTGGTGTGGCAGGACATGGTGTCCTCCAGTTTCAGCCTGTGCCAAAGCTAAAGTAATTGGATGTAACAGTGACACAGTCATCCCACACCAGCAAGAAAATCaatttgtgcatgtttgtgtggtagttgtgtgtgtgtgttcttgtgtgttaaGTGTATAGTTGTTCACATGCGCATGTGCGAGCGAGCGACGTGTGGTAAATTGCGTCTGTATTttgacacctgtgtgtgtcgaCACGTGAAGCGTCTAGACTTTAGATCAGCGGTTGGGATTTTGTGTCGAGATAAAAATGTCAAAATAAACCTGACTCCTGAGCAGGAAGTATTTCAATGTAGTTTACAGACAAAATGCATCACAACACCGTTTGTGACCTCATCCTCCAGGTggtcctgctgctgctgatgtTTTTCATGAGGAAGCGAGTGGCCCTCACCATCGCCCTGTTCCATGTGGCGGGCAAGGTGTtcacccacctccccctgctggtcctgCAGCCCTTCTGGACCTTCCTCACCCTCATGCTCTTCTGGGTCTACTGGCTCGGCGTGCTCCTCTTCCTCGGCACCGCAGGTCTGGTCCGGGGGCCCCGCCGACTACAGTCCAACGTTTCATACTGCGTCCACAATGATATCTGCTCTACTGCGTGATATTAATGTAGGGCTTTTGATTATGCTTTAGAAGTGTTAACGCCGAGTCATTTGGGAAAGGGTCGAGTGTATTATGACAGGACAGATGATTTATAACAGCCGCGTTTTCCTCAGAAGCGACTACAGCAGACAAGCCAGGTTGTTTACGACATgattttttcctcctcttcctgtcacatTGTTTTGGGGGGAGTAAGAGCACATGGCTTGAGTGGTGCCACTGCTGTGTCAGACAGCCGAGCCAGTCTGCTGCTTGTGGGCGCTGACAGATCCAAATCAAAGGACACGTTCTCTGTGAACTCGCCCCCTCTTTTTCTGAAGGGGTTTGAGCTTCACTCCAAAACAAGAATTACCATGAATGACATCAGCAACAGATCAAGCTCAGATAGAACATCAAGTTCAGTTTGTGGAGCATTTTGTCAGTGCACTAttttggtgtggatgtgtaccaCTTATAAATGGTTAAAGATAATTGGACCATTCACATGTAATCTCTTACATGAAAACCATGTAACCATGTAAGAGAGAACCATGTAAACTGGTGCTTTGGTGTTGTTGCTGTCTTTGACCACTTACGCCCCCTAGTGACCATGCCAAGTCCTATTTACCCTAAATACTTATCTAAATGTTTGACAAACCATTCCGCCTCTCTACTCAACCATCTTCGTGGTCCATCAAGACTTTCTCCCACCATAGAAAAATTGTATTGAACttgttacatttatttattttttacatttttctattttttatccaaagcgacatacaattAGTGCAtgaagaaagtacagcagataatcaaggTCTAGAAGTGCACCACAGTGACTTGTTGATGAGAAGTGAAATCGTTGTAATCCCCATCCCCCAGGGAGCCCAGTGAAGAATGAGCAGACTGGTCTGGTGGAGTACCACATGTCCGGCCCGCTCCAGTACATGGTGTGGTACCATGTCGTGGGCCTCATCTGGATCAGTGAGTTCATCCTGGCCTGCCAACAGATGACCATTGCTGGAGCAGTGGTCACCTACTACTTTACAAGGTTAGGCGGAGCACAAAATGGAGAAATAAACAAGCTAAACattcaataaaatacaaaaatatctgCAGTTATATTAGCATTTCATGGTTGTATTGACACCTGAGTTGTATTAAatgtcgggagtcaggtggctgagcggttatggaatcgggctagtaatccgaaggttgccagttcgattcccggtcatgcaaactgacgttgtgtccttgggcaaggcacttcaccctacttgcctcgggggaatgtccctgtacttactgtaagtcgctctggataagagcgtctgctaaatgactaaatgtaatataaatgtaaatgtgtttccctccttcctttgtTTACTGTTTCCTAAACCCCCTCCCTGGATCTCGCCCACGCGCCGATGCTCAGGGACAAATCCCAGCTGTCGCTGACCCCCATCCTGACCTCCGTGCTCCGTCTCATCCGCTATCACCTGGGCACGGTGGCCAAAGGCGCCTTCATCATCACCCTGGTGGAGATCCCCCGCCTCTTTCTCACATACATCCACAGCCAGCTGAAAGGAAAGGTAGGTCAAGGTCGTTGGCAGTGAGCTAACACGGTCTATTGTAGTCTCAGTAGGAACCAGGGTGTCAAAATAAGCCATGGCTTGCGTCTGTGTCATATTGAGGAACTGGAAAATCTCAAAATGCACTGTAATATTTAAATTCCCTGTCTATAGGAGAATGCCTGTGCTCGCTGCATGCTGAAAGCCTGTATCTGCTGCCTGTGGTGTCTGGAGAAGTGTCTAGCGTTCCTGAACCAAGTAAGGACCACACCGGGAACATAGCTAGACACTAGTCCATTATTTCAGATTGAAAAACAAATCGCTTTTTCATATGACCATCTCGAAATGACCCTATCCTAACAATGTCCACCTGGTCTGTCCTTGTCACGTAAGAATGCGTATGCCGCCACCGCCATCAACAGCACTAGCTTCTGTACATCGGCCCGGGATGCGTTCGTCATCCTGGTCGAGAACGCGCTCAGAGTGGCGGCAATCAACACCGTGGGAGACTTTGTTCTCTTCCTGGGAAAGGTACCACCGCCTCGCACCATTCTAAGAACCTGCAGTGCTGTATTATGAAGAGAACGAGTTCTTCTTGTCCttgtctcccctgcctcctttgTTTTCTAGTCTGCCAATCTTTCTTTTTCTAACCGAATAGTTCAGTGAGGTGACAAAATGTCTGTTTTGTCTGCCGCAGTCCTGGGCTGAAAACAGGAGACAGGGAAATAATAGGTCCTAAATTGTGTTAACAGTTCAAATCAAGTCATACAATACATAAATACTGAACAATATACGTATATTTGATACTTAGATTTTAAGTACATTAATACTAGTCTGAAGTCACAATACTTGGTAACGGTCTAATCTGAAACCAGCTGCTATATCACACCGTGCCTCCGTCAGGCTTTGAATCAGCCAATCGCAGCCTCCgcctctctaacccccccgGCCCGCCAACCACCTCCTCCGTAGGTGCTGATTGTGTCGTGCACGGCGTTTGCTGGTGTGCTGGCGCTCAACTACCAGCGTGACTACACGGTGTgggtcctccccctcctcatcgtgtgcctcttcgccttccTGGTGGCCCACTGCTTCCTGTCCGTGTTCGAGATGGTGGTGGACGTGCTCTTCCTCTGCTTCGCCGTGGACACCAAGTACAATGACGGCAGCCCTGGCAGGGAGTTCTACATGGACAAGGCTCTCATGGTGAGCTGGCAGGGGCCGAGTAGAGCCAGTCAGATAGGAACAGATGGAGCGAGAGATGAAGAGGTGGATGGATGTGTCAGGCTTCACGGATCACATATAAACAAGAATGATGAATGGATGGGGAGTTAGGTAGGTAGGTGGGTGTTGAAGTTCTGGAAGGACATTGTATTAATAACAGAGCAGGAAGTTTAAGTTAAAAGTACCTACTTTGTGTCTACACTGAATTTATAAATGCCCAACCCATCTCTTTTTCCAGGAGTTTGTTGAGAACAGTAAGAAGATGGCCGGTCGGCCTCAGGAAGGACCTGCCAGAGAGATGAAACCCATGGTACGTTACATTATTACACCCCTGATACCCATAGTATGTAATAGCATCACACCATAGTCACCCACAATAAGTCAGTCAAAGCCCAACAAGCCAATCAAAGCAATACATGTACAATGCAATTTCATGTTTaagttgtattttttattttattttgcagACCAGTGGAGGGACTTTAGCTTGACCAAAGCTCAGAATGGATGCCAGATACACTCCAGGTTTCAATGCTTCAATCAGTTTGTAATATATTTGCTATGATCATGATGCTTGTTTGTTTATAAATATATGAGAAAATATTGACATTCTTGTATTTTTGCATACTGTATTGTTTAACCAATTGTATAACTTTTctaatttttttttacctttggcGTTTAGTTTGGTAGTATTTGGCTATAGACTTTTTTAATATTTGTTCTGAGTAAAAAGGTCAATTTGTGAAAACTGTATGCCAGTAGCAGTGAGTAACTGTAAATTAAGTTTGTGAACAATTAACAATTTCATTAGCTTAGTCTTGGAGTGATCGGCATGCTCGTTTAACAGAAAGTTACATTTTAAACAAATAGTTTTTTACTCTGAGGTCCTCTCCCAGCTCAATGCCATCTTGTTTGGTGCACATCTGTTTGTGTAAAGACAGTGATACAGTGGTGATTTGCTACTGTTTTTTTAATCACTGCTAATAGAATTTTTTTTATAACTGTATAGTAATATTTTTTTCTAAAGTCACCTGAGACACATTATTGATTTGATTATAATTGATTGTTTTATGAGCTAAACCAagtgaataaaaaataaaatgcaataaaataaaataaaacgtgCTTGGCTAACGTCAAATTTTCAATAGCAATTCCACTTCAAGATGCACAGTATCACAGTGAGGTTGTCGTTCCTCTGTATTTCCTCCTTCGTCCAGTAGAGGGCATTGCACCCTGTTGAAAACAGCAACCTTcagttgttttctttttccagtcattctgacccatcagtcattgtaacccaccgtcgtattgcgacaactttaccgcatacaaaaacaaagtgaagaattttcttttaaccgttgggctgtctcagaccccccacattgcgaaggttaaaagaaaattatttttatttgtttttgtattgggtaaaattgggtaaacacaacgatggtatgaacctttgggtcatgtgacccgaaggcagcacaagggttaaggatggGAGATGAGGAGCACTTTCCCTTGTCTTTGGGGATCATGTTTCTGGTTGAGATGTCATGGGAAAGTCTCTGCAATGTAATGTGTCAAAACCTTTCCAACCAATTTGCAATCCGTCATCATACCCATCTAGAACATGTAGTCAATGATGTGTTATGGGATTACTGTTCCTGGTCTTAGAGGTTCCCTCTGGACCTCTACCCAGCACCTTGTGCCCAGAGGGAAGCCAAACACTGTGAAGTTAGTGATTATTgtaatggaggggggggggagcacttTCTCTCAAAGCGTCGTCCTTTCCCATTGAACACTGTAACAAGGAGAAAACGGCTCGATGGTTAGCCATGACTCACACTTAAGTGATTTCAGCCTACAGCAGGTCTTTATTCCAGGAAGCCGATAAAAGCTTCGTTATTAGACAGGAACAGAGACAGGAAAACACAAGCCTGAGACGAGCCTGCAGGTGAGCCTCTAGACATTGACAAGCTGTCAAGCATACTAATAGTACTCACACTGTTATTAATTTGAGCTATAACTGATATTATTTCCAAGAATAATATGATAAATGTATCCTCTATTTGACAATGACATATTGTCTCCCAATCCAAAAGAGCATTATATTTGACTATCaactatattattattattattattattacatttaaaaagtacattttATTGCTGAATGCTTTTAGTAAGTCAGTGGTGCTTAAGTCGAAGGATCCTGACTGTGCGATTTATCTGGTTGTATTTTACTGTCATTAACTGCTGTGTTCCGTCTCTGTAGCTGTGCTGGGTTGTTTGCGCTGATGCAGACAGAAGAGCCTGtgagggtaagtgtgtgtggccAGGGGGCTGTATTGACCAACAGTGACTTTCACATTAAACATAGGCATACTGCATTCTCAGCACAAGTGCCTCTGTTTATATCTCTATGGACAGTAGGATTTACAGCTGAACACGACATGCCTGAACAAGGGATGCAATGAAAGAGTACGGAAGGAGGGTTGGAAATGGAGAGATACGGATCAACACATGTTGTGTGTTGAGAATCTGTAGAGGCAGGAAGGGCCATTCCAAGGAAACAATATTTGCTTCCTCATTtcttaacttttgagaacgtcttctggaccaataggaacagcgtattggtccaattattacactagtatataagaaatacAGCTACACTTCGGCTAGCAAGTTCCAAAGAACATTTCACCTCATAcatacatctacacacacacacacacaaattcaggatgggagtttttccttgtcttccttgagggtttaggttggttgaggggcagtactatgggcatatgtgaagccctctgtgacatgcttgcgtgtaaaaagggctatacaaataaatttgatttgatttggttaGAGAGCGTGTAGAAGAGGGAAAAGTGATTTGAGACAACATCAAAACATCCCAATTTCCTGTTTTGATTGAAAAAAGCTTACAGTAATGTGACCAATTTTGCATTAGCGTTCACAAGGATACTGTCCCGGACTGTAAACCCATGCTGTCTAATCACTTTCCTAAAGGCTTTGCTGGGCTGCAGCCAACAGCTCCATATAGTAGATGTTATCTGGGCTCATTTCAATGAACAGCATTTTTCTGCCGGAAGACAAGGAAGGCAGAGTGAAATGTACTTTCGATGTTTACATAGCAACTTCACTTGTTGGGGATTGCTGACAGGCCTGGTAGCTCGTATagacatttacatacatttacacgtatacacacatgcatttgcttgcgcccccccaaccccaccaccacacaaacacacacaagcacaaccaTTTCGACACGTACACAATtgcccactgacacacacacagtgccctcAGGCTTCAACTGTGACTGGCCTGTGAAAAGGCGGCAGTACTCACAGGAAATGGTGCTCTCCTTTTTCCAGTTCAGTGAATTTGCCTTTTCTTTCACTaatttggttttgtgtgtgtgtgtgtgttgtcatctgtgtgtttgaggagtaTGTACTCAAGGGTGTGTGGCAAAACGGCGACATAAAATATTCACCTGCTGTCCTTCTGCATTATGCAATAATGTTCCTGTAGCAAGAGTTCATAGCGGCAGGAGGCTCCAACAGGAAGCTCA from Osmerus mordax isolate fOsmMor3 chromosome 14, fOsmMor3.pri, whole genome shotgun sequence harbors:
- the slc44a1a gene encoding choline transporter-like protein 1; the protein is MGCCGSSEGKRDWKPLEERSCTDIPWLVIFTVFCIGMGCICGFSIATGAASRLVSGYDSYGNTCGQKNTQIDGIELSGRDQTDKKFVFFLDPCNIDLINRRIKSIALCVSRCPDTELQTYTDVKKFALANGSELCSYDISPTRYPSHPDRSIKCPKLPVPPSKSLPVFHRCFPVDVACYAEFAKAFITFVSDNSVLYRLVAGVMASKEIIMGLCLLALVLSMILMVVIRYISMVLVWILTVLVVLGSVGGTGVLWWLYVDHRKALQDQTVSALGKEVASDNVQALMVYAIGATIFTVVLLLLMFFMRKRVALTIALFHVAGKVFTHLPLLVLQPFWTFLTLMLFWVYWLGVLLFLGTAGSPVKNEQTGLVEYHMSGPLQYMVWYHVVGLIWISEFILACQQMTIAGAVVTYYFTRDKSQLSLTPILTSVLRLIRYHLGTVAKGAFIITLVEIPRLFLTYIHSQLKGKENACARCMLKACICCLWCLEKCLAFLNQNAYAATAINSTSFCTSARDAFVILVENALRVAAINTVGDFVLFLGKVLIVSCTAFAGVLALNYQRDYTVWVLPLLIVCLFAFLVAHCFLSVFEMVVDVLFLCFAVDTKYNDGSPGREFYMDKALMEFVENSKKMAGRPQEGPAREMKPMTSGGTLA